TGGCTGCCACGACCGACCGCCTCGGGGTGTCCGCACTGACCGACTGGCTGCGTCGCCGCGTCGCCGAGGCGGAGCAGGACTACGCCGAGGAGCGCAGCCGCCGGCTGGAGACCGACGCCGCCGCCGTCCAGGTGGTAACCACCCACGCGAGCAAGGGCCTGGAGTTCCCGGTGGTCTACGTGCCGTTCGGGTGGGACCGCTACGAGTCGCGTACGCCGCCGATCCTGCGCTTCCACGACGACGCCGGTACCCGGCTACTGCACGTGGGCGGCAAGGAGGCCGACCACTACGACGCCGCGCGCGAGCGGCACCTCGCCGAGGAGCGCGGGGAGGACCTGCGGCTGCTCTATGTGGCCCTGACCCGGGCCGCCACCCAGCTGGTGGTGCACTGGGCGCCGTCGTCGAACTCCGCGGGCGGGCCCCTCAGCCGTCTGCTTCTGGGCGACTTCGCCGCGGGCGAGCTGCCGCCGGACCGGGTCACCGTGGCGGCGGACGACGCCGTCGCCGCTGCCCTCACCGCCGTGGTCGACAGTGCGGGCCGCACCATCGCGCTGGAGCAGGTGACCGCGCAGCCGGGCCCCGCGCGGTGGTCCCCGCCCGAGCGGGGCCGGTCCCAGCTGGCGGTCGCCCGGCTCGGCCGGACCCTCGACCACTCCTGGCGGCGCACCTCCTACACCGGCCTGACCGCGGCCGCGCACGCCGACGGGGTCAGCAGCGAGCCGGAGACCACCGGGATACAGGACGAGGCCGACGTCGCCGTCACCGGGACACAGAATGAGGCGCCGCCTGCCGCCGTCGACCCCGCTCGCCACCTGCCCTCCCCGATGAGCGACCTGCCCGCCGGCGCCGCCTTCGGCACCCTCGTCCACGAGATCCTCGAGCAGGTCGACACCGCCGCGGCAGACCTGAACGCCGAGCTGCTGACGCGTTGCCGCGAGGCCGCGACCGTGCGCGTGCCCGGCGTCGATCCCGTGGAGCTCGCCGCGGCACTGGGTCAGGTGCTGGCCACCCCGCTCGGCCCGCTCGCCGGTGGTGCGACGCTGGCGGACTTCCCACCCGCGGACCGGCTCGCCGAGCTGGAGTTCGAGCTGCCGCTCGCCGGCGGGGACAGGGCGGACCCTCGCCCTGGCAATGCGACGCCACCAGCCGCAGCCCGGGCGGCCGCCACCCTCGCCGACATCGCCGCCCTGCTGCGCCGCCACCTGCCCGCCGCCGACGTCTTCGCCCCGTACGCCGACCACCTCGCCGAGCTCGGCGAGGCCCGGCTGCTCGGATACCTCACCGGGAGCATCGACGCCGTCCTGCGCCTGCGGGGCGACGCCGGCCCGCGCTACCTGGTGGTGGACTACAAGACCAACCGGCTCGGCACCTTTGACGAGCCGCTCACCGCCTGGGACTACCGGCCCCAGGCGATGGCCGAGGCGATGATGCGCGCCCACTACCCGCTCCAGCTCCTGCTCTACCTCGCCGCCCTGCACCGCTACCTGCGCTGGCGCCAGCGCGGCTACGACCCGCAACGGCACCTGGGTGGCGGCCTGTACCTGTTCGTCCGCGGCATGTGCGGGCCGGGCACCCCGGCATCCGACGGCACCCCGCACGGCGTCATGGCGTGGCGCCCGCCCGCCGCGCTCGTCGTCGAGCTCTCCGCGTTGCTCGAAGGGAGGTCGGCATGAACGCCGCAGTCGAGACCACCCCAGCGGGTGTTTCCGCGGAAGCGGCGCCGGCAGATGCGTCCGCGGAAGCGCGCCTCGCCCTGCGCGCCACCCCGCTGCTCGGTGTCTTCAACGTGGCCGGTGTGCTGGGCGCGGCGGACGTGCACGTCGCCCAGCGGCTGGGCAGGCTCGCCGGTGAACGGGACGAGACCGTCCTGCTCGCCGTCGCCCTGGCCGTGCGGGCAGTACGGGCCGGGTCGGTGTGCGTCCGGCTCGGTGACCTTGAGGCGCTGGCCGTCCCCGAGGCGGAGGACGCCGCGCCGACCGGGCCCCTGCCATGGCCCGAGCGCCGCGGCTGGGAAGCGGCGGTGCAGGCCAGTCCCCTGGTCGCGGTCGGAGTGGAAGGCGCGGCCAACCGGCCGGTCCGGTGGGTCGACGGCCGCCTCTACCTCGACCGGTACTGGCGCGACGAGCTGCGCGTGCGCCGCGCCGCCGATGCCCGTCTCGCCGTGCCGATCGGTGGCGCGATCGCCGCGGACCGGCTCGCCGGAGCGGTGCAGCGCCTCTTTCCGGCAGCCGCGGACGTCCGGCAGCGCCTCGCGGCCGCGACGGCGGTGCGCAGCCGGCTCACCGTGCTCACCGGCGGGCCGGGCACCGGCAAGACGACCACCGTGGCCAGGGTGCTTGCGGTCCTCCAGGACGTCGCCGGACCGGGGCTGCGGATCGCGCTGGCCGCCCCCACCGGCAAGGCCGCCGCGCGTCTGCAGGAGGCGGTCCGGCAAGAGGTCGCGCAGTTCGACGCCGTCGACCAGGAGCGGGTGGGCACGCCTGAGGCGACCACCCTGCACCGCCTCCTGGGGTGGCGCCCGGACAGCTCCACGCGGTTCCGGCACGACGCCAGCCACCACCTGCCGCACGACGTCGTCGTGGTCGACGAGACCTCGATGGTGTCCCTGCCGCTCATGGCGCGGCTGCTCGAGGCGTTGCGCCCGGAGGCACGGCTGCTGCTCGTCGGGGACCCGGACCAGCTCGCCTCCGTGGAGGCCGGCGCGGTCCTGGGCGACCTCGTCGGCCGGCCGCCCGTGGCCGGCGAGCTGCCCGAAGCGGTCGGCGCGTTCGCGGCCGCGGACCTGACGGCGGGGGAGCGGGAGCAGCTGGGCAACGGCGTCGTCCGGCTTACCACGGTGTATCGGCAGGAGCGCGGCAGCCAGATCCTCCCGCTGGCCGCGGCCATCCGCGACGGCGACGCGGACCAGGTCATGGCGGTGCTGCGTGCCGGGGGCCGGTCGGTGGAGTTCGTCGAGGTGGGCGGCGACCGGCTCACCGAGGCCGAGATCCAGCGGGTGCGAGGCGACGCCGAGGAGGCCGGCGCGGCCCTAGTCCGCGCCGCACGCACTGGCGACGCAGGCGGTGCCCTGCGAGCCTTGGACGCGCACCGGCTCATGCTCGCCCACCGGCGGGGCCCGGCCGGTGTGGCGCACTGGGCGGCGTTGGTCGAGGGCTGGGTGGCGGAGGCGGCCAGACCGGACGGTGACGAGACGCGTGCCGGCGCGGCCGGTGCCAGCAGGGCCGGTGCCGGCAGGCCGTCCACCGGGGTGAGCGCACATGGACCTGCGTCGCTCTGGTACCCCGGCCGTCCGCTCCTCGTGACGGCCAACGACCGGGAGAGCGGCCTGTACAACGGCGACACGGGCGTCATCGTCGCCGACGGTGAGAGTGGCGTCATCGCGGTCTTCGGTGACCCCGACGCCCCCATGCGGGTGCGGCCCCACCGCCTCCCGCCGGTGGAGACCGTCCACGCGATGACGGTGCACCGGGGCCAGGGCAGCCAGTTCGGTCACGTCTCCCTGATCCTGCCGCCGGCCATCTCCCCGCTGCTCACCCGGGAGCTGCTGTACACGGCGGTCACCCGGGCGCGGAAGCTGGTGCGGGTGCTGGGCACCGAGGAAGCGGTGCGTGCCGCCGTCGGCCGGCCGGTGCGCCGGGCGAGCGGGCTGCGCGAGCCCCTGCCGTAGCCGCGGCCGCTCGGCGTAGCCGCGGTCGGGTGACGACCGCGACAGCATCATTCCGCCTGCCGGCGGCGGCGCTCGGCGTTCTCCACCATCCGCCGCTCGCGTTCCAGCACCGCCGGCGACCGCACCGGCCAGACGTAGGGCAGGTCGTCGGGCACGTCGGGGAAGAGCGGCCGGTAGTGCCCCGGATCCTTGCGGATCAGGTTGGACCGGTGGCTGCGGTGCAAGGCCGGGTCGAAGAGCCAGCCGGGCAGGGCGCCGTCGGCGGCGAGCTCCTCGTACCTCCTGATGGTGGGCACGCCCGCGGCGGCGAGGTCGGTGGTGATCGTCGTCGCGCAGGTGTCGCCGAAGCCCCGTGCCGTCCACGCCTCGCACATCGTGAGCCCGTAGCGGCCGAGGGCCTCCTCGAAGTCCTTCCACATCAGCACGGCCGGGTGCGACTTCCAGGCGTACCCCGGCCACGTCAGCGCACGGACGATCTGGATCACCTCCACGCGCTGCTTGCCGAGCCGCTTGTCGTCGAGCACCTGTGCGGTGGCCGTGAAGTCGCTGTACGGCAGAAAGGTCTGCATCAGCGCACCTGGCAGCGTGGGCAGGAGTAGGAAGTGCGCGCGCCGATCTCGGCCCTCTCGATCGGCGTGCCGCAGTCGTAGCAGGACTGGTGCGAGCAGACCCGGCGGGTACGGCCCTCCGGAAGGGCCAGACGGTCCACGGCGTCGGCGGTGATGATTCGTCCCTCCTCCACGGCAGCCGCCATCATCCGGGCCAGGGTCGACCACAGCACCTTGGGCGCCACCTCGACAGGGTCGCCCGCGCGCCGGCGCGGCGCGATGCGGCAGGCGTGCAGCGCCTCGGCGCGGAAGACGTTGCCCACCCCCAGCCGGTGGACGGTGTACCCCGCGGGCATGTCCGGCTTCCTCCCGTCGGCGGTTCTGCCGACGACGGCGCGTCGGCAGACCACGACGTTAGGTGGTCCCGGCAGGAGCGGCACACCGAGGCGCGAACCCCCGCGGCGTCCGCACGTCCCTGCGATGACGCCGCCCCTGGCGTCAGCCGGCGGGTGAGGTCCCGTCCTCGAGCGTGCCGGCCAACCGTGTGCCCCGGTGCCGCCGTCGGGCAAACGCCGAAGTCGTAGCCCGGCTTGAGTACCCGCTCCGTCGCGAACTCGACCATGTGCGGGGTACTCGCCTCCCGCGAACTGGGCAGCGATCGCATTGATGACCTCGGCGGCCGATCTCTCGAGGTCAGCTCTAGACAACCATACTAAGTAAGACTAAGTTCGTACTTAGTAAGGCAGAGCATGGTGCTCCGCCGACCGATACCGGGGAGCGCGTGATGGGTGTGCAGCAGTTGAACGGCCGCGAGGCGAGCGGTTCGGCGATCGGGCCGGGAATGATGCGGGCAATCGTGCGCGACGAGTACGGCGACGCCGACGTCCTGCGACTCGCTCAGATCCCGCGCCCGCAGGTCGGCGACGCCGAAGTCCTCGTGCAGGTGCGTGCGGCCGGCGTCGACCGCGGTGTCTGGCACGTCATGACGGGCACGCCGTACCTCGGCCGCCTCGCCTTCGGTCTCCGCCGGCCCAAGAACCCGGTGCTCGGTGGCGACGTCGCCGGCACCGTCATCGCCGTCGGCGCGGCGGTAACCGGGTTCGCCGCGGGGGACGAGGTCTACGGGTGGGGGAAGGGCACGTTCGCCGAGTACACCGTCGTCCCCGAGAAGCGCCTCGCCCACAAGCCGGCCAACCTCACGTTCGAGCAGGCCGCGGTCGTGCCGGTCTCGGCGGCTACCGCCCTGCAGGCCCTGCACGACAACGGTCGCGTCCAGGCGGGCCAGCACGTGCTCGTCATCGGCGCGTCGGGCGGGGTCGGCAGCTACGCCGTCCAGCTCGCCAAGTCCGCCGGCGCGGAGGTCACCGCCGTGGCCAGCGGGGCGAAGCTGGACCTCGTCCGGAATCTCGGCGCCGACCACGTCATCGACTATGCGACCCAGGACTGGGCGGACGGTGCGCGCCACTACGACCTCATCCTCGACATCGCCGGCAACCCCACCCTCGCCCGGCTGCGCCGCGCGCTCACACCGACTGGCACCGCGGTCATCACCGGCGGCGAGGACGGCGGCAAGTTCAGCGGCGGCATGAACCGCCAGTTCCGGGCTCTCGCCCTGTCTCTGTTCGTCAAACAGCGGCTGACCTTCTTCGTCGGCGTGGTCCGGGCCCGCGACCTCGAACGGCTCACCGAGCTCATCGAGGCCGGCAAGGTCAGCCCGAGCCTCGGGGCCACGTACCCGCTCGACCGGGCACCGGAGGCCATTCGTGACCTGACGACTGGCAAGATCCGGGGCAAGGCCGCAATCACCATCTGACCCGGCGTCGTCCGCGTACGGGCTCGGGTTTACCCTGACCGTCCGACTCCCGGACCCGCCGGAACGCACCGTACTCCGGACGCCCGTCGTCGATGGCGGTCCTCGCGACCAATCCGCAGCATGTCGGCGCCGGGAGCTCATCCCGTACTGTCGCAGCGTGGATGTGCTGCGGCGGAACAACGTACGGGTGAGCGGCACGGCTGATGGGCCCACCATGGTGCTCGCCCACGGCTTCGGTTGCGACCAGCAGATGTGGCGCCTCGTCGCCCCCAGCTTCGAGGCGACCCACCGGGTCGTGCTCTTCGATCATGTCGGCGCCGGCGGCTCGGACCTAACCGCGTTCGACAACACCCGTCACGCACGCCTCGAGGGGTACGCCCAGGACGTCGTGGAGATCATCGCCGCCCTCGGCGCCGGACCGGTGACCTTCGTCGGCCACTCGGTGAGTGCCATGATCGGCGTGCTGGCCGCGCGCGAACGCCCGGAGCTGTTCGACCGGCTCGTGCTCGTCGGGCCAAGTCCTCGCTACATCGACGACGGCGACTACCGCGGCGGGTTCACCCAGGAGGAGATCGACGAGCTGCTGGAGACCATGGACGACAACTACCTCGGCTGGTCGGCGCACATCGCCCCGGTGATCATGGGCGTCCCGGACCGGCCGGACCTCGGCGAGGAGCTGACGGCTAGCTTCTGCCGGACGGACCCGACCCTCGCCCGCCGGTTCGCCCGCACCACGTTCCTCTCCGACAACAGGGCAGACCTGCCCGAGGTCCGCACCCCGGCGCTGGTGGTGCAGTGCCGCGAGGACGTCATCGCCCCGTTCGAGGTGGGCGAGTACGTCCGCGACAACCTGCCGAACAGCGACTTCGCCGTGCTCGACGCGATCGGTCACTGCCCGAACCTCAGCGCTCCGGACCAGCTCGTCGCGGCGATGAAGGCGTACCTCCGCACGTGACGGACCGTGCCAGCGCATGGGACGAGGCGCCGTGCGGCCTGCTCACGCTGGCCGAGGACGGCACGGTGCTCGTCGCCAACCGGACGTTCCTGCAGTGGGTGGGGCGGCCCGCCGCCGAGGTAGTCGGACTCGTGCGGCTGAGTCAGCTGCTCTCGGTCGGGGGTCGCATCTACTGGGAGACGCACCTGTCGCCCTTGCTGCACGTCGAGGGCCGGGCCGACGAGGTGGCCCTCGAGCTGCGCGGCCCGCACGGCCGGCTCCCGGTTCTCATGACCGCGGTCGCGGCGACGGACGGCACCGGCGAGATCCGGGTGTCCATCTCCAGCGCCCGCGACCGCTCGCGCTATGAGCGCGAGCTGCTGGCCGCGCGCAAGGACGCCGACGCCGCCGCCCGGCGCACCCGGGTGCTGCAAGAGGTCACCGCGGCGCTCTCGGCCGCAGTGGGCCGGGACGGTGTGGCGGCTGCCCTTCTCGGCGCCGCCCGCCCCCTGGGTGCCCGGGCGGCGACGTGCTGGCTGGCCGACCCCGGGGGCCGGCTGGTTCCGCACTCGGCCACGGGTGAGGGAGTCGAGACGACCCACCTTCCCGCCGGACCCTGGCCGCGCGAGGCCGTGCACCACGAGGGACGGGTCCTAGTCCCCCTCCACGGACAGTCGGCAGTCAGAGGAGTGCTGTCCCTCCTGCCTGACGATGGTGCGGGGGGTGCACCGCCGGATCTGGCGACGCTCACCGCCGTCGGCCAGCAGGCTGGGATCGCGCTGGACCGTGCCCGCTTTTTCGACCGCAGCGCGGCAATCGCGCACCAGCTCCAGCAGGCTCTGCTGACAGCCCCCTTGCCCCAGGACGACCGCTTCGTCGTGAGCACGGCGTACTGGCCGGGGGAGGAGCCCCTGGAGGTGGGCGGCGACTGGCACGACAGCTTCCTCCTCGACGACCACGTGCTCGCCGTCGTCGTCGGCGACATCGTGGGCCGTGGACTCGATGCCGCCATCGCCATGGGCCAGCTGCGCAGCGCCGTGCGGGCGGTCGCGGGTCCCGACGTCGGCCCGGCCCGAGTGCTCGCCGCGCTCGACCCGTTCGTCCGGCGCGTCCCGGCCGCGGCCTTCGCGACACTTGTGTACGGCGAGCTGAACCTGACGACGGGTCGGTTTCGCTTCGCGTGCGCGGGCCACCCGCCACCGATGCACCTGGTGGGCGACGGTACCGCCCGCCTGGTGTGGGACGGCCGCTCCACGCCGCTGGGCCTGAGCGTGCCCGGGCGCGGGCGGACCGAGGCCGCGCTCGACCTCGCGC
This window of the Georgenia yuyongxinii genome carries:
- the recD gene encoding exodeoxyribonuclease V subunit alpha yields the protein MNAAVETTPAGVSAEAAPADASAEARLALRATPLLGVFNVAGVLGAADVHVAQRLGRLAGERDETVLLAVALAVRAVRAGSVCVRLGDLEALAVPEAEDAAPTGPLPWPERRGWEAAVQASPLVAVGVEGAANRPVRWVDGRLYLDRYWRDELRVRRAADARLAVPIGGAIAADRLAGAVQRLFPAAADVRQRLAAATAVRSRLTVLTGGPGTGKTTTVARVLAVLQDVAGPGLRIALAAPTGKAAARLQEAVRQEVAQFDAVDQERVGTPEATTLHRLLGWRPDSSTRFRHDASHHLPHDVVVVDETSMVSLPLMARLLEALRPEARLLLVGDPDQLASVEAGAVLGDLVGRPPVAGELPEAVGAFAAADLTAGEREQLGNGVVRLTTVYRQERGSQILPLAAAIRDGDADQVMAVLRAGGRSVEFVEVGGDRLTEAEIQRVRGDAEEAGAALVRAARTGDAGGALRALDAHRLMLAHRRGPAGVAHWAALVEGWVAEAARPDGDETRAGAAGASRAGAGRPSTGVSAHGPASLWYPGRPLLVTANDRESGLYNGDTGVIVADGESGVIAVFGDPDAPMRVRPHRLPPVETVHAMTVHRGQGSQFGHVSLILPPAISPLLTRELLYTAVTRARKLVRVLGTEEAVRAAVGRPVRRASGLREPLP
- a CDS encoding MSMEG_6728 family protein, yielding MQTFLPYSDFTATAQVLDDKRLGKQRVEVIQIVRALTWPGYAWKSHPAVLMWKDFEEALGRYGLTMCEAWTARGFGDTCATTITTDLAAAGVPTIRRYEELAADGALPGWLFDPALHRSHRSNLIRKDPGHYRPLFPDVPDDLPYVWPVRSPAVLERERRMVENAERRRRQAE
- a CDS encoding zinc finger domain-containing protein; protein product: MPAGYTVHRLGVGNVFRAEALHACRIAPRRRAGDPVEVAPKVLWSTLARMMAAAVEEGRIITADAVDRLALPEGRTRRVCSHQSCYDCGTPIERAEIGARTSYSCPRCQVR
- a CDS encoding NAD(P)-dependent alcohol dehydrogenase, which gives rise to MGVQQLNGREASGSAIGPGMMRAIVRDEYGDADVLRLAQIPRPQVGDAEVLVQVRAAGVDRGVWHVMTGTPYLGRLAFGLRRPKNPVLGGDVAGTVIAVGAAVTGFAAGDEVYGWGKGTFAEYTVVPEKRLAHKPANLTFEQAAVVPVSAATALQALHDNGRVQAGQHVLVIGASGGVGSYAVQLAKSAGAEVTAVASGAKLDLVRNLGADHVIDYATQDWADGARHYDLILDIAGNPTLARLRRALTPTGTAVITGGEDGGKFSGGMNRQFRALALSLFVKQRLTFFVGVVRARDLERLTELIEAGKVSPSLGATYPLDRAPEAIRDLTTGKIRGKAAITI
- a CDS encoding alpha/beta fold hydrolase, whose amino-acid sequence is MDVLRRNNVRVSGTADGPTMVLAHGFGCDQQMWRLVAPSFEATHRVVLFDHVGAGGSDLTAFDNTRHARLEGYAQDVVEIIAALGAGPVTFVGHSVSAMIGVLAARERPELFDRLVLVGPSPRYIDDGDYRGGFTQEEIDELLETMDDNYLGWSAHIAPVIMGVPDRPDLGEELTASFCRTDPTLARRFARTTFLSDNRADLPEVRTPALVVQCREDVIAPFEVGEYVRDNLPNSDFAVLDAIGHCPNLSAPDQLVAAMKAYLRT
- a CDS encoding SpoIIE family protein phosphatase, with the protein product MTDRASAWDEAPCGLLTLAEDGTVLVANRTFLQWVGRPAAEVVGLVRLSQLLSVGGRIYWETHLSPLLHVEGRADEVALELRGPHGRLPVLMTAVAATDGTGEIRVSISSARDRSRYERELLAARKDADAAARRTRVLQEVTAALSAAVGRDGVAAALLGAARPLGARAATCWLADPGGRLVPHSATGEGVETTHLPAGPWPREAVHHEGRVLVPLHGQSAVRGVLSLLPDDGAGGAPPDLATLTAVGQQAGIALDRARFFDRSAAIAHQLQQALLTAPLPQDDRFVVSTAYWPGEEPLEVGGDWHDSFLLDDHVLAVVVGDIVGRGLDAAIAMGQLRSAVRAVAGPDVGPARVLAALDPFVRRVPAAAFATLVYGELNLTTGRFRFACAGHPPPMHLVGDGTARLVWDGRSTPLGLSVPGRGRTEAALDLAPGDRLLLYTDGLVERRDQPLPARLERLAKVGAEVHSLNPDEAVRSLTERMLPAAKGHDDVCLLLLSWSPTS